Proteins encoded together in one Verrucomicrobiia bacterium window:
- a CDS encoding biopolymer transporter ExbD, with the protein MKKTSQSHHGTLNELNITPLLDLVFVLLVIFIITTPQMMNNLEMTLPSGKPPPPTRQPKPKINRISVDAAGQTFLNDQPVTIPALKSDLQQLKAGDPDVRVVVKGSDDVDYQSMISVLDVLQQLDITKVGLATEGE; encoded by the coding sequence GTGAAAAAAACCTCCCAGTCTCATCACGGCACGCTCAACGAGCTGAACATCACGCCGCTGCTCGACCTGGTGTTCGTGCTGCTGGTCATTTTCATCATCACCACGCCGCAGATGATGAACAACCTGGAGATGACCCTGCCCTCCGGCAAACCGCCGCCGCCCACCCGGCAGCCGAAACCAAAAATCAACCGCATCAGCGTGGACGCCGCGGGCCAGACGTTTCTGAACGACCAGCCCGTGACGATTCCGGCATTGAAGAGTGATCTGCAGCAACTCAAGGCCGGCGATCCGGATGTGCGGGTCGTGGTGAAAGGTTCGGATGACGTGGATTATCAGAGCATGATCAGCGTGCTGGACGTGTTGCAGCAGCTCGATATCACCAAAGTGGGCCTCGCCACCGAGGGTGAATAG
- a CDS encoding cell envelope integrity protein TolA, whose product MVPQTRKRTARNSSKVNLLISLTFHGLIVALGLYLAARGGLLGKQMKKIAVEMVKEKPPEKPKEPDKPKTEPPKVETPKPTPKVEAPKLVEAPKVTAPPAPVAPPAVAPPAADLPAFEFAGGKTVETSSNPVEIYRGLLQYAFTSRWDKPENIDDARFVAEVRVSIGPDGRISHPEWLKGSGNPRWDASVREAVAAITKMERPPPTNFPPHFVVRFDVQELATAPID is encoded by the coding sequence ATGGTTCCGCAAACCCGGAAACGCACCGCCCGCAATTCGTCCAAGGTCAACCTGCTCATCTCGTTGACCTTTCACGGGCTCATCGTGGCCTTGGGCCTTTACCTCGCGGCGCGCGGCGGCCTGCTGGGCAAACAGATGAAGAAAATCGCGGTGGAAATGGTGAAGGAAAAACCGCCCGAGAAACCCAAGGAGCCCGACAAGCCCAAGACGGAGCCGCCGAAAGTCGAAACGCCCAAACCAACCCCGAAGGTGGAAGCCCCCAAACTGGTGGAGGCGCCGAAGGTCACGGCGCCGCCCGCCCCCGTGGCGCCGCCGGCCGTCGCACCGCCCGCTGCGGACCTGCCGGCGTTTGAGTTCGCCGGGGGCAAAACCGTGGAGACGAGTTCCAATCCTGTTGAAATCTATCGCGGCCTGCTGCAATACGCCTTCACCAGCCGCTGGGACAAGCCTGAAAACATCGACGACGCCCGCTTCGTGGCCGAGGTGCGCGTTTCCATCGGGCCCGACGGCCGGATCAGCCATCCCGAGTGGCTCAAGGGCTCGGGCAACCCGCGCTGGGATGCGTCCGTGCGCGAGGCTGTCGCCGCAATAACCAAAATGGAGCGCCCGCCGCCGACGAATTTCCCGCCCCACTTCGTCGTGCGCTTCGACGTGCAGGAACTCGCCACAGCCCCGATCGACTGA
- a CDS encoding biopolymer transporter ExbD, whose translation MKKCSHSAHHSVTELNITPLLDLAFVLLVIFIITTAPPVNDLDLKLPSAAKRLKDPPHKANYITVRADGALFLNKQRVADAREMLNTLVALRMDDPDLNVIVRGDSHTKYRQIRAVLDVCQQANVPKVDLATDPIK comes from the coding sequence ATGAAAAAGTGCTCCCATTCGGCGCATCATTCGGTGACGGAGTTGAACATCACTCCGTTGCTCGACCTCGCCTTCGTGCTGCTGGTCATCTTCATCATCACGACGGCGCCGCCCGTGAATGATCTGGATTTGAAGCTGCCCAGCGCCGCCAAACGGTTGAAGGACCCGCCGCACAAGGCGAACTACATCACGGTCCGGGCGGATGGCGCGCTGTTTCTCAACAAGCAGCGCGTGGCCGATGCCCGGGAAATGTTGAACACGCTGGTGGCCCTGCGGATGGATGATCCGGACCTGAACGTCATCGTGCGCGGCGACAGTCACACCAAGTATCGCCAGATCCGCGCCGTGCTCGACGTTTGCCAGCAGGCGAACGTGCCCAAGGTTGACCTCGCCACCGACCCGATCAAGTAA